One region of Rhizoctonia solani chromosome 9, complete sequence genomic DNA includes:
- a CDS encoding nitrosoguanidine resistance protein SNG1 has protein sequence MQASRSPSPTLKPEPLTGNSRLSGATSTTGTSLSDEEREERAAENTDDLRPAEGPGSRPPAPEKFAHTIFDPKIAHLRKLYMKIILATLALTVTIMWICLPVYWGSLARSNTHAPSLKTWVVDRDGGEVGRTVVQGLLATTQSGTKQHLGWIEVPGDHVDNVGEAIVDEQAWGAVVINPGASAALATARAVGNLTYNPMTAITFYYAQARNEQATGTYVNPLTTQALTQILQQYNAQSASSYLASVSGNATALQAVTSAPLTLTSGIWWTTENLRPFNAPVATALTMVGQIYLCIFAFTLTMSNDAARGILGPFLRLRSYLILRIAVPLIVYFPLSFSFAMVSLPFRAPFGAKYTYGGGFFLYFAYTYMGMAALGLATEAMVTILTPRVTALPFDLQPSFYQYGHAFPVFNNSQAVRTILFNTKNHLGLNAGVLLGWIALSCITIPLFTTFMRRKDVSEHKKQVEEKANNEKRV, from the exons ATGCAGGCATCACGCTCGCCTTCACCAACCCTCAAGCCCGAGCCACTAACCGGGAATAGCAGATTATCAGGAGCGACGTCGACTACGGGTACATCGCTGAGCGACGAGGAGCGGGAAGAACGGGCTGCTGAGAATACGGATGACTTGAGGCCTGCAGAAGGCCCTGGCTCCCGCCCACCTGCTCCCGAAAAATTCGCGCATACTA TTTTCGACCCCAAGATCGCTCACTTAAGAAAGCTTTACATGAAGATCATCTTAGCCACACTCGCCTTGACCGTCACCATCATGTGGATATGCCTTCCAGTCTATTG GGGATCTCTGGCTCGTTCGAATACACATGCGCCATCTCTCAAGACGTGGGTCGTAGACCGTGACGGAGGAGAGGTCGGACGAACCGTCGTTCAGGGACTTCTGGCCACTACACAA AGCGGGACGAAGCAACATCTTGGATGGATTGAGGTGCCCGGAGATCATGTGGATAACGTCGGGGAGGCAATCGTCGATGAGCAAGCTTGGGGGGCTGTTGTCA TAAACCCTGGAGCATCAGCCGCTCTGGCGACCGCGCGCGCAGTTGGAAACTTGACTTATAATCCAATGACCGCGATCACATTCTACTACGCGCAAGCGCGGAACGAGCAGGCTACCGGAACTTATGTCAACCCGCTGACAACTCAGGCACTTACTCAG ATTCTACAACAATATAACGCCCAGTCAGCTTCTTCATACCTTGCTTCTGTCTCCGGTAACGCCACAGCTCTACAAGCCGTGACTTCGGCCCCGTTAACCCTGACTTCGGGTATATGGTGGACAACCGAGAATTTGCGTCCATTCAA TGCTCCGGTAGCCACCGCCTTGACGATGGTAGGACAAATCTACTTGTGTATCTTCGCTTTCACTTTG ACGATGAGCAACGACGCTGCTCGTGGGATCCTTGGCCCATTCCTCCGTCTCCGATCGTACCTGATTTTACGTATCGCTGTCCCCCTTATCGTTTACTTCCCGCTCTCATTCTCTTTCGCTATGGTTTCGCTCCCCTTCCGTGCTCCTTTCGGCGCCAAGTATACATATGGAGGTGGATTCTTCTTATACTTCGCGTACACCTACATGGGCATGGCCGCACTTGGATTAGCGACTGAAGCCATGGTCACCATTTTGACGCCTCG CGTTACGGCTCTACCATTCGATCTTCAGCCCTCGTTCTACCAGTACGGGCATGCCTTCCCTGTATT CAACAACTCCCAAGCCGTTCGGACCATCCTGTTTAACACCAAGAACCACCTGGGCCTTAACGCCGGCGTGCTTCTTGGTTGGATCGCGCTGAGCTGCATTACTATCCCGCTATTCACTACTTTTATGCGGAGGAAAGACGTGAGCGAGCATAAGAAGCAGGTTGAGGAGAAGGCAAACAATGAGAAGCGGGTGTAG